The following proteins are encoded in a genomic region of Arachis ipaensis cultivar K30076 chromosome B02, Araip1.1, whole genome shotgun sequence:
- the LOC107624752 gene encoding ketol-acid reductoisomerase, chloroplastic, which yields MAAATSFSATITANPETLSGPVAGRTLAVANANANGNVSFRQSLSSSSSKLSFGSLKCSRRNSTGALGACMVSAPAVKAPVSLDFDTSVFKKEKISLAGHDEYIVKGGRDLFHLLPDAFKGIKQIGVIGWGSQGPAQAQNLRDSLAEAKSDIVVKIGLRKGSRSFAEARAAGFSEENGTLGDIWETVSGSDLVLLLISDAAQADNYEKIFSYMKSNSILGLSHGFLLGHLQSLGLDFPKNISVIAVCPKGMGPSVRRLYVQGKDINGAGINSSFAVHQDVDGRATDVALGWSVALGSPFTFATTLEQEYKSDIFGERGILLGAVHGVVEALFRKYTEHGISEDLAYKNTVESITGIISKTISSKGMRAVYYALDDTGKSNFEKAYSASYYPCMEILYECYEDVASGSEIRSVVLAGRRFYEKEGLPAFPMGKIDQTRMWKVGERVRSTRPAGDLGPLDPITAGVFVALMMAQIEILRKKGHSYSEIINESLIEAVDSLNPFMHARGVSFMVDNCSTTARLGSRKWAPRFDYILTQQALVALEECAPINRDLISNFLSDPVHGAIEVCAQLRPTVDISVPPDADFVRPELRQSN from the exons ATGGCGGCTGCAACGTCGTTTTCTGCCACAATCACGGCAAACCCGGAAACCCTATCTGGGCCTGTTGCCGGAAGAACCCTCGCCGTTGCAAACGCCAACGCCAACGGAAACGTCTCATTCCGACAATCCTTGTCGTCATCATCCTCGAAGCTGAGCTTCGGATCACTGAAGTGTAGCCGACGGAACTCCACCGGAGCTCTTGGAGCTTGCATGGTGTCGGCGCCGGCTGTGAAGGCTCCCGTCTCGCTCGATTTCGACACCTCCGTCTTCAAGAAGGAGAAGATCAGCCTCGCGGGACACGACGAG TATATCGTGAAAGGAGGTAGGGATTTGTTCCATTTGTTACCAGATGCTTTCAAAGGGATTAAGCAGATTGGTGTTATCGGTTGGGGATCGCAG GGACCTGCTCAGGCTCAGAATCTCAGGGACTCGCTTGCTGAAGCTAAGTCTGATATTGTGGTCAAG ATTGGGCTCAGGAAAGGTTCTCGGTCATTTGCTGAAGCTCGAGCGGCTGGTTTTTCTGAGGAGAATGGGACTCTAGGTGACATATGGGAAACTGTCTCCGGCAGCGATCTTGTGTTGCTGTTAATTTCTGATGCTGCACAG GCAGATAACTATGAAAAAATTTTCTCCTATATGAAATCAAACAGCATACTTGGGCTGTCCCATGGGTTTCTTCTTGGGCATTTGCAGTCGTTGGGACTTGATTTTCCAAAGAACATTAGTGTAATTGCTGTGTGCCCAAAGGGAATGGGTCCATCAGTAAGGAGACTCTatgtacaaggaaaagatatAAATGGTGCTGGAATTAATTCAAGTTTCGCAGTTCACCAG GATGTGGATGGTAGAGCTACTGATGTTGCTCTTGGATGGTCAGTTGCCCTTGGTTCCCCATTCACTTTTGCCACTACACTGGAGCAGGAATACAAGAGTGATATCTTTGGGGAGAGAG GAATTTTACTTGGTGCTGTTCATGGAGTTGTGGAAGCCTTGTTTAGAAAATACACTGAACATGGAATTTCCGAAGACCTAGCCTATAAGAACACTGTTGAGAGCATAACAGGAATTATATCTAAAACCATATCATCTAAG GGCATGCGGGCTGTATACTATGCTTTAGATGATACTGGGAAAAGCAATTTTGAAAAGGCATATAGTGCTTCTTATTACCCGTGCATGGAGATTTTGTATGAATGCTATGAGGATGTAGCCAGTGGTAGTGAGATTCGCAGTGTTGTTCTGGCTGGCCGACGTTTTTAT GAGAAAGAGGGTCTACCTGCTTTCCCCATGGGTAAAATTGACCAGACCCGCATGTGGAAGGTTGGCGAGCGTGTCCGATCTACAAGACCAGCGGGTGATCTAGGCCCATTAGATCCAATTACCGCTGGTGTCTTTGTGGCATTGATGATGGCTCag ATTGAAATCCTGAGGAAGAAAGGACATTCCTACTCCGAAATCATCAATGAGAGTCTCATTGAGGCTGTTGATTCATTGAATCCTTTCATGCATGCTCGAGGTGTTTCCTTCATGGTTGATAACTGTTCAACCACAGCACGGTTGGGTTCGAGGAAATGGGCTCCCCGATTTGATTACATCCTAACCCAGCAGGCCTTAGTGGCACTGGAAGAATGTGCGCCTATCAACCGGGACCTAATCAGCAACTTCCTGTCAGACCCAGTGCATGGAGCCATTGAAGTCTGTGCACAGCTGAGACCCACCGTCGACATCTCCGTGCCACCGGATGCAGACTTTGTTCGTCCTGAGTTGCGCCAGTCCAACTAG
- the LOC107626726 gene encoding ATP-dependent DNA helicase PIF1-like gives MLAPTLDIVEEVNNHLMAIIPRGKKLYLSSDSICMDEGNMESQLDLYSPELLNSINYSGFPPHKLILKVGVPVMLLRNIDQFSGLCNGTRLQVRKFGNHVIECEVLTGNNIGHIALIPRMNMVPTNETVPVRFQRRQFPIIVSFAMTINKSQGQTLSHVRLYLPKPVFTHGQLYVALSGVKSKRGLKVLLMNHVGMSANSTINVVYREVFEKNRILM, from the coding sequence ATGCTGGCTCCCACACTAGACATCGTTGAAGAGGTCAACAACCATCTGATGGCTATCATTCCTCGaggaaaaaaattatatcttagttCGGATTCCATTTGTATGGATGAAGGGAATATGGAGAGTCAACTAGATCTCTATAGTCCTGAATTACTGAATAGCATAAATTACTCTGGTTTTCCTCCACATAAATTAATACTCAAGGTTGGTGTTCCGGTGATGTTACTGAGGAATATTGACCAATTCAGTGGTCTTTGTAATGGTACAAGGCTACAAGTTAGGAAGTTTGGAAATCATGTCATAGAATGTGAAGTCTTAACGGGTAACAATATTGGTCATATTGCTTTGATTCCAAGAATGAATATGGTACCAACAAATGAAACCGTCCCAGTTAGATTCCAACGAAGACAGTTTCCCATAATAGTATCATTTGCCATGACAATTAATAAGTCTCAGGGACAAACTTTATCTCATGTTAGATTGTACTTGCCCAAACCAGTTTTTACACATGGCCAACTATATGTGGCACTTTcaggagttaagagtaagagaggttTAAAAGTTTTACTTATGAATCACGTAGGAATGTCTGCAAATTCAACCATCAATGTTGTTTATAGAGAAGTCTTTGAAAAAAATAGGATTctaatgtaa
- the LOC107626727 gene encoding uncharacterized protein LOC107626727: MGDSETVVAEAPAAETHAATRFGDSASNPTQEAASTVAEPAAEAATQANSAYALGYSNTGDGNAYAEDPNAMQPEAQTNSMEDSKQGTEAPSGLGTAATGSSQVNGGPVGAIANEIIIKIKV; the protein is encoded by the coding sequence ATGGGAGATAGTGAAACAGTAGTTGCCGAAGCACCTGCAGCTGAGACACATGCTGCTACTAGGTTTGGTGACTCTGCCTCAAACCCTACTCAGGAAGCAGCTTCTACTGTTGCTGAGCCTGCTGCAGAGGCTGCTACTCAAGCCAATTCAGCTTATGCCTTAGGTTATTCGAATACTGGCGACGGGAATGCTTATGCTGAGGATCCTAATGCTATGCAACCAGAAGCCCAAACCAATTCAATGGAGGATTCCAAGCAAGGTACTGAAGCTCCAAGTGGGCTTGGAACTGCAGCTACAGGCTCAAGTCAAGTAAATGGTGGTCCAGTGGGTGCAATAGCAAATGAAATTATTATCAAAATCAAAGTTTAA
- the LOC110269153 gene encoding uncharacterized protein LOC110269153: protein MVAIKMVAIKMGIKMGMKQQEEYDGDSVAAVYSTQKMVFAYYVTGHEFGHATRVAEVVRHLILAGHDVHVVTAAPEFVFTNEVHSPCLFFRKIVLLKKKEKALLSANFSLSLFRETMFAFRATLHSENNNEFL, encoded by the exons ATGGTAGCGATTAAAATGGTAGCGATTAAAATGGGGATTAAAATGGGGATGAAGCAGCAGGAAGAGTATGATGGCGATAGTGTTGCTGCTGTTTATTCCacacagaaaatggtgtttgctTACTATGTCACTGGTCATGAATTTGGCCACGCAACTCGTGTTGCGGAG GTGGTGAGGCATCTAATCCTTGCTGGTCATGATGTTCATGTGGTCACTGCTGCTCCTGAATTTGTTTTCACCAACGAAGTGCATTCTCCTTGCTTATTCTTTCGCAAG ATTGTGTTgctgaagaagaaagagaaggctTTACTCTCTGCGAatttctcactctctctcttcag GGAAACTATGTTTGCATTTAGAGCAACACTGCATAGTGAGAACAACAATGAATTTCTTTAG